In Longimicrobiaceae bacterium, the genomic stretch TCCGCGACTCTCGAGAAGGCGCGCGCCAGCGAAGCCGCATCCGCCGGCCCGGCGGCGGGCCGCAAGGTACGCGTGGACGCGGTGGACCTGCTGCGCGGCATCGTGATGGTGCTGATGCTGCTGGACCACACGCGCGAGTTCGTGCACCGCGACGCGCCGCTCTTCGACGCGGCCGATCTCGCTCGCACCACCGTCCCGCTCTTCCTCACCCGCTGGGTCACGCACTTCTGCGCGCCCATCTTCGTCCTGCTGGCGGGCACGGGCGCGTCGCTGCAGCTCCAGCGCGGCAAGACGCCGGCCGAGCTCTCCCGGTTCCTGGTCACCCGCGGGCTCTGGCTCGTCGTGCTGGAGTTCACGGTGGTGCGCTTCAGCGTCGCGTTCGACCTGGACTACGCGGCGTTTCCGGGCATGATGCAGGTGATCTGGGCAATCGGCGTCTCCATGATCGTCCTCGCCGCGTTCGTGCGCTTCCCGGCGCGGGTGGCGGGTACGGCGGGCGTGGCGATCCTCCTCCTGCACAACCTCCTGGACCGCTTCCCGGTGCAGGGCTCTGCGCCGGTAGGTACGGGGCCGGCCGCGCTGCCGGCGCTCTGGATGGTGCTGCACCAGCCGGGCTTCATCCACGTGCTCGGCGCCCCGATGCTGGTGGCGTATCCTCTCCTGCCGTGGCTGGGGGTGATGCTGGCGGGCTACGCGCTGGGCTTCGTCTACTCGTGGGAGCCGGAACGGCGCAGGCGCTTCCTCGTGCGTCTGGGTCTGGCGGTCGTGGCCGGGTTCGTCCTGCTCCGCGCCAGCAACCTGTACGGCAACCCCTCGCCGTGGGCGACGCAGAAGAGCGCGGCGTTCACCGTGCTCTCGTTCCTGAACAACAGCAAGTACCCCCCGTCGCTCCTCTATCTGATGATGACGCTGGGGCCGGCGCTGCTGGCGCTCGCATGGATGGAGCGCGCGCGGCTGGGCGCCGTGGGGCGGGCGTTCCTGACATTCGGGCGCGTGCCGATGTTCTTCTACCTGCTCCAGTGGTTCCTGGCGCACTCCATCGGACTCGGCTTCGCACTGCTCGCCGGGAAGCCCATCGGGCACCTCTTCAGCTTCCCCGGCGGCACGCCGCCGCAGCCGGGAGCGGGGTTCGGGCTGGGGATGGTCTACGTCGCGTGGGCGCTGGGCGTGCTGATCGCGTACCCGCTCTGCCGCTGGTTCGCGGGCGTGAAGCGGAGGCGCACGGACTGGTGGCTGAGCTACATCTGACCGAACCGGAAACAGACGGCGCCCATCATGCAACGCGCCGGGGCCCGCGGGCGCCGGCGCGCTTTACATGCGGAATCGCGGACCCGAAAATTCCCGTCATCGACACCAGGACGAGTCCGGTGCTCCCGAACGGGGCGGAGCCTCCGGATGAATGGGTGGACTGAGAACGGTTCGAGACGGCGAACTGATAGCGTTAGGCCGCACGGCGTACATCCAAGCTGCCGTTTCTTCCGATGGCGGAAGGCAAGGGCAAGGCCTCGCGACGCTCCAGCCGACGCGTCGTTACCGGCTGCCTGTGGCAGCCATTGTCCGCCTCGGACGCGGCTGACAGTCCATTACAACGATCCCGTATCGTGCGGCTTCTTGACGAAGCCAGAAGTGCGTTGCAATCTTTTCGCGACCTCGCGTGCTGTTTCCGCTTCAGTCGGAGGTGTTGGATGTTCACCACCAAGCTGGAGTTGGACGTTGAGGCGCTGCGCGTGGAGACCACGCGCTGGAGGTCGGCTTCGTGCCGGAATGCGGCCGCGTTGGTCGTCTGGTACACGGTCTGGCCGCCTCGCCTGCCCAGCCCGCCACAACCGGCACCGAGTGCATCGCCTGACGCACGGAAGATCTACCGCGTTTGGTTCGAGGGAGACGGCAGGAAAGCCGCCCCCTTGTGAGTTCAGGAGGATTCGTTCGGAGGCCCAGGCGGGATGTTGACAAAACCTAACGATAGGTTTATAACTCAAGTGCCGACCATTCATAGGGAGGACGGGTTCGCGTTCCGAATCTACACCGACGATCATCGTCCGCCGCACGTCCACGCGCTCAAGGCGGGAGAGTTCGCCAAGATCGGGATTGGCGATTCAGCCAATTCAGCCGTGGTCCTCGATCCCGGAACGCTCGGTGGGCGAGATCTGGTGCGGGCCGTCAGGATCGTGGACGAGAGATGGACCGAATTTCTGCTGAGATGGAGTGAGATTCATGGCTAGAAAGCCGCTGACCGACCAGGAGATCCTGGCACCCGCGCCCCGCGCCAAGGCCGAGGCTCGCGCCGCCGCCGCCGCGGAGCCCCGTGCCGTCTCCGCGAGCTACGACGCTGAGCGGGACCGTATCGTGGTGGAGCTGCGGAACGGCAGCAGTTTTGCGTTCCCGCGCGCCGAGGGTGCCGGGCTGGCCGGCGCGACGGCCGAGCAGCTCGCGGCTGTCGAGGTCGAGTCGGATGGGGAGGGACTTCACTGGGAGGAGTTGGACGCGGACATCTCCGTTCCGGGCATCCTCTCTCGCTTGCTGAACGCGCGGGGGCTCGCCGCCCGCTACATGGGCCGCGCCACGAGCGAGGCGAAGGCCGCCGCGGTGCGGGAGAACGGCAAGAAAGGCGGCCGTCCGCGCAAGCTGTCCGCCGAGCCGGTCCACCCGGCGGCCAGTCGTCGCACCTCCAAGCACCGGACGCCGGCGGACACGCACTGACCTCTCTCGCCACGGCCGTACCGTCGTGCGGCGGGGGCACCGCCGAGGCTCGTGAGGGAACGGAGGAAGGCAAACGCCTCGTCAACGGAAGTCGTTGGCGAGGCGTTGCTCACGTTCCACGGGCTTGGAGCCGTGCTTCCGCGAGGGTCAGTGCAACAGAACGTACTTCAGCAGCGGCGCCGCATCGTGCTTGGCAGGTGAGGCGCGGAGCAGGCCGTCTGCGGCTCGCCGTAGCTACTTCAGCAGGCCGGAGCTCACCATCTCGCCAATGACACCGTCCACGATCACCTGGGCTCGCTTGGTGGAGTTCTCGTCGCTTCTCATCCAGTTGAGGTGCCGGCCGCGCGAGGTGGTGGACCACACGACACGTTGGGTCTTCGCGTCCTGCAGCGTCCACCGGAAGTCGTAGTAGTACCAGGAACCGGACTGCGTCGTCTGCATGGGGAAGATGATCAGCCGGTACGGGGCGGCGAAACGCCCCTCGTCCGCCGCGTTGCGTGCGATCACCTCGCGGACGGGAATGCGCTCGGTGCCGTGCACCCGCGCGAACTCGGCAGAGATGGGATCCTCGCTGAACCGGTGCTGCTCGCTCTCCACACCGTGGCTCCTCAGCGCGCTGGCGAGCTGTTGCTCGACCCCGCCGATCATTCGCGGACCCAGGTCGGCCGCGCGCAGGTCGAGGAACGAGTAGACGTACACGCTCGGCACGGAGACGGGCGGGCTGCCGGCCAGCGAAGTGGTGCCCACGAACTTCGGAGCCATCGCGCATCCCCCTGCCGCGAGGGTGAGCGACAGCGAGATCGCCGCCCGCACACCGCGGGCGAACGGCAGATGGCGGAGCTGCCGGGAATTGATCATGGTTTCTCCAGGAGTGCGGGATGAGAAGGCGGGTGGGTAGGTCGGCGTTCTGCGGTTCGAGCGCAGCCGTCTTCACGGCCGGGGAGCCGCGACACGAGGTGCCATGTGACGGCAGAACACCGGTGACGGTGTATGTGTCGCGGTGGGGAATGCTTGTCGGGCGGAACCGAGGGGCGATGGAGCGTGACGATCGAGACGGGGGCGCGGATGGGCGGATGGAGCGGGGGCCTCGTACAGCCGGTAATCTAGGCAGCGGCTTTTCAGGAGGCAATGATTTCGTGGTACCGTCGTGACGCTGGGTCTGCCTTGCCGCTGCACCGCACGTGATCTGCTAGGCGCGAACCCAGCCATGAGAAGGGACGGCGGTCTCCCGCGTGGATGAACGGCTCATCGGCGAGCGTCGGCCGATGGGGTTGTTATGACGACCGGTTCACTCGTATCCCCATTGCACGAACGCGAACGAGTCCGGCGTGAGGCGCGAGTCGCCGAAGAGGAGCGAGGTGTGCAGCCAATCCACCTGGAGCTTGCCGACCTCGTCCGCGGCGCCGGGGG encodes the following:
- a CDS encoding heparan-alpha-glucosaminide N-acetyltransferase domain-containing protein, whose protein sequence is MSATLEKARASEAASAGPAAGRKVRVDAVDLLRGIVMVLMLLDHTREFVHRDAPLFDAADLARTTVPLFLTRWVTHFCAPIFVLLAGTGASLQLQRGKTPAELSRFLVTRGLWLVVLEFTVVRFSVAFDLDYAAFPGMMQVIWAIGVSMIVLAAFVRFPARVAGTAGVAILLLHNLLDRFPVQGSAPVGTGPAALPALWMVLHQPGFIHVLGAPMLVAYPLLPWLGVMLAGYALGFVYSWEPERRRRFLVRLGLAVVAGFVLLRASNLYGNPSPWATQKSAAFTVLSFLNNSKYPPSLLYLMMTLGPALLALAWMERARLGAVGRAFLTFGRVPMFFYLLQWFLAHSIGLGFALLAGKPIGHLFSFPGGTPPQPGAGFGLGMVYVAWALGVLIAYPLCRWFAGVKRRRTDWWLSYI
- a CDS encoding DUF2442 domain-containing protein — encoded protein: MARKPLTDQEILAPAPRAKAEARAAAAAEPRAVSASYDAERDRIVVELRNGSSFAFPRAEGAGLAGATAEQLAAVEVESDGEGLHWEELDADISVPGILSRLLNARGLAARYMGRATSEAKAAAVRENGKKGGRPRKLSAEPVHPAASRRTSKHRTPADTH